AACTATGAAGCTTTGAAAGAGCGAAAAGGACCATTTTTTACAGTTTCAAGTGTACCGATTGACCCACTCTATGCACCTGGAAATACCGCAGAGATTGATTACGAACGGGATCTGGCAAATCCCGGTGAGTATCCGTACACCAGGGGAGTCCGGACTAATATGTATCGCGGGCGCCTCTGGACAATGAGACAGTTCGCAGGGTTTGCCACAGCTAAAGAATCCAATGAACGGTATAAATTTTTACTAAGCCAAGGGCAAACAGGCTTAAGTGTTGCCTTTGATATGCCCACCATTATGGGCTATGACTCGGATCACCCCCGCGCTTATGGAGAAGTTGGCCGGGTCGGTGTAGCCATTGACTCTCTGCAGGATATGGAGATTTTGTTCAAAGATATTCCCCTTGACCGAGTCAGCACGTCTATGACCATCAATGCACCTGCATCGATTATTTGGTGCATGTATATTGTCGCCGCTGAAAAACAAGGTGTGTCAGCCAATAAATTAACAGGAACCATCCAGAATGATATCTTAAAAGAATATATTGCTCAGAAATCCTGGATTTTCCCACCGGAGCCATCCATCCGTTTAATCACCGATATCTTTAGCTTTGCCAAAGAAAATGTTCCCAAATGGAATACCATTAGTATCAGCGGTTATCACATACGGGAAGCCGGCGCTACAGCATTGCAGGAATTAGCCTTTACACTGGCCGACGGCTTTGCCTATGTCGAAGCAGGTATTAAAGCCGGCCTTGAAGTAGATGACTTTGCACCACGGTTATCCTTCTTCTTTAACTCTCACACCGATTTCTTTGAGGAAATAGCCAAATACCGAGCCGCCCGCAGAATCTGGGCCCGCCACATGAAAGAAAAGTATGGAGCCAAAAAAGAAGAAAGTCTCCTTCTGCGCTTCCATACACAAACAGCCGGCTGCTCTCTCACCGGGCAGCAGCCAGAAAACAATATAGTGAGAACTGCTTATCAGGCAATGGCAGCCGTTCTTGGGGGCACCCAATCCCTGCATACTAATTCCATGGACGAAGTCTTAGCGTTACCCACCGAAAAAGCCGTACAGATTGCTCTGCGAACCCAGCAAATCTTAGCCTATGAAACAGGTGTCGTTAATACAATCGATCCGTTGGCTGGCTCGTATTTTGTAGAAACCCTCACCAACCAAATGGAAGAGGGTGCAGAGGAGTATTTCCGAAAGATTGATGAGCTCGGCGGGGTGTTAGGTGCCATACGTGAGAACTTCTTCCAACAGGAAATCGCGGATGCAGCGTATCGCTATCAGCAAGAGATTGAAACCAAAGATCGAATTATTGTGGGCGTCAACGAATTTGTTATGGAAGAGAAACTGGCTATTGACCTCTTAAAGATAAATCCTGAAATTGAAAGGGCTCAAGCGCGCAGTGTCAAGGAATTAAGAGAACGCCGGGATAACCTCAGAGTTCAAAGCACATTGGCGGACATGAAGGAAGCAGCATTAGGAAATGAAAACATGATACCAAAGATCATTGATGCCGTACGGGCCTACGCTACGGAAGGAGAAATGATTGCCGTTCTCAAAGAAGTGTTTGGAGAATATCGGGAACAAGCGGTATTTTAGTAATAGTTTTTGGGAGGGGAACATAATGAAAGAGACTCGAATCCGTGTCTTGGTCGGGAAACCGGGCTTAGATGGTCATGACAGGGGGGCTAAAGTGATTGCCCGGGCACTGCGTGATGCAGGAATGGAAGTCATCTACTCCGGGTTGCATCAGACTCCGGAACAAATAGTAGAAGCAGCGATCCAGGAAGATGTTGATGTAATAGGAATAAGTGTACTATCTGGAGCGCACATGACAATTTTCCCGAGAATTAAGGAACTGCTCAAAGAGCAGAACGCCGAGGATATAGTATTGATGGGCGGGGGGACACTTCCAGAGGATGACATCGACTCACTTTTAGAGGACGGGCATGCGGAAGCGCTATTTACACCGGGAACACCGACGACGGAAATAGTAAGTTGGATAAGGGAGAAATTCGAGAGCAGCGAATCGTGAGAGGGGCTGATAAATAAATTGGTAACATTAAACTCTAAGGACGATCTAACCAGAGAACAAACCATAGAGTTATTGGAAGACTTTGCTAAACGTTGGATTGCACATGACGGACTATGGTTTCAGGCAATTGAACAAGTACGGGGTCTTGACGAAGCAGTTAAACATGATATTGAGGCTTGGCGAAAATTTACAGTCTTAGAAGCTAAACGCATCATGTCTTTCCTTAATTTACCCCAAAACGGGGGACTTGACGCCTTGGAAAGGGCTTTAAAGTTTCGGCTTTATGCCTTTCTCAATATTCAAGAGTACTCTAGACCAGATGACCACTCCTTAATATTTAAAATGCTTGACTGCCGTGTCCAGTCAGCTAGAAAACGCAAGAACCTTATTGACCACCCTTGCAAGCCCGTGGGAGAAGTCGAATACTCCTTATTCGCATCGACGATTGATCCGCGTATTAAAACATGTTGCATCGCTTGTCCACCTGATCCACATCCCGAAGAATTTTACTGCGGATGGAAGTTCACACTTGAAGAAGAATAATTTACTGAGACTTTCTCTGACTGTCATGATGTTCGCCCAAAAATTATTTCTCCTGAACTCCTATTGTATTGCGGATGGGACTTTGGATCTAGTCCTTAATGAGATAATAACATTGGATGTCGTCCACTGCTTTTTATACAGTAGTGGGCGACATCTTTTCATGTCATCCTAAAATTTAAACCATCATCGCTTTAAACAGGTTAATAAATAATTTACGATGATCTGCAGGAATTGTAATAAAAGGATAGAATTAGAAATTGGAATATTATATACATAATAGGTAATTAATTAAATATCCTACCAAAATATTACATGATATTTCTGTTAAAATTGGCTACATCAAAATTTTTCTAAAGGAGGCAGCGATGTGACTTTATCAATGATTGCCCATGGCACTGACGGCAGAGACGGTTTGGAAGCCGGCATTCATCTGAGATGGAGCTTTGATCCGGCCTTAGGTTTTCCCCTCGCAGGGTTTCGCCTTTATCGGCGGGCATCCCTTAGTTTAAATGCCGCTGGTGCTAAAATGACCTTTGAACAATTGGGAGACCTGGTTAAACCGCCGTATTCATGGAAGTTGGCTATTGGTAATAATGATTGCTCGGTAAGCTTAACTTCAACTCAAAGCACAATCCCAATTACTGGGATATTGGTTAACAACCAGAGGCGGAGTGCTCTGGCTATCGATGGAAAAGCGACGATAACCTTTTCCCAGGAGGTTCGAAATATCGAAATAGATGCTTATTTTTCGGATAACTGGAGTGCTGAATTAACGGCTAAAACCTGCGGTACAGCAGTAGAACGGCTGGAGGCCGTCGATATAGTCGGGCAAAAAACCTTCACTTTTTCAGCTCAAGGTATCAACTCTATCGACATGCAGGGAAAACATCTGCAAATATATGAAATTAGATTTTATAGTTGTGAGGATCTGACTGCCACTTGGGAAGGGCCGATTAATGAAAAAGGCGGCTTTGGCTTGCCAGTGAATATCAGCAAAGATTACATTTTGGATTTATTCAAGAAAAACCCAGGTATGGTTTATCCGGGTCATTCTCTAGCTCAGGACCTGAACGCTTATGGGTCTGATTGGCTATTAGCTGCTGCCCGCCTGCCGCGAAAAGTCTGGAAATGGTTTAGGGGTAAGAGATTTAGCGAACTGCAAGAGATTCTAAAACTCATAG
This Desulfosporosinus orientis DSM 765 DNA region includes the following protein-coding sequences:
- a CDS encoding acyl-CoA mutase large subunit family protein; amino-acid sequence: MSNNFLRWKANYEALKERKGPFFTVSSVPIDPLYAPGNTAEIDYERDLANPGEYPYTRGVRTNMYRGRLWTMRQFAGFATAKESNERYKFLLSQGQTGLSVAFDMPTIMGYDSDHPRAYGEVGRVGVAIDSLQDMEILFKDIPLDRVSTSMTINAPASIIWCMYIVAAEKQGVSANKLTGTIQNDILKEYIAQKSWIFPPEPSIRLITDIFSFAKENVPKWNTISISGYHIREAGATALQELAFTLADGFAYVEAGIKAGLEVDDFAPRLSFFFNSHTDFFEEIAKYRAARRIWARHMKEKYGAKKEESLLLRFHTQTAGCSLTGQQPENNIVRTAYQAMAAVLGGTQSLHTNSMDEVLALPTEKAVQIALRTQQILAYETGVVNTIDPLAGSYFVETLTNQMEEGAEEYFRKIDELGGVLGAIRENFFQQEIADAAYRYQQEIETKDRIIVGVNEFVMEEKLAIDLLKINPEIERAQARSVKELRERRDNLRVQSTLADMKEAALGNENMIPKIIDAVRAYATEGEMIAVLKEVFGEYREQAVF
- a CDS encoding cobalamin B12-binding domain-containing protein, which produces MKETRIRVLVGKPGLDGHDRGAKVIARALRDAGMEVIYSGLHQTPEQIVEAAIQEDVDVIGISVLSGAHMTIFPRIKELLKEQNAEDIVLMGGGTLPEDDIDSLLEDGHAEALFTPGTPTTEIVSWIREKFESSES
- a CDS encoding DUF6125 family protein is translated as MVTLNSKDDLTREQTIELLEDFAKRWIAHDGLWFQAIEQVRGLDEAVKHDIEAWRKFTVLEAKRIMSFLNLPQNGGLDALERALKFRLYAFLNIQEYSRPDDHSLIFKMLDCRVQSARKRKNLIDHPCKPVGEVEYSLFASTIDPRIKTCCIACPPDPHPEEFYCGWKFTLEEE